The sequence TCGGGGTAGTAGCCTACGCCGCCGATCTTTTCGCTGACGGCCGCTTTGCGCAGCATGGAGAGTTCCGTGCGGGGCAGGTTGATGTCGATCGCCTTGCCCTGCATATGGAGGCTCTTTTTCGCGACACCGGAGGTATTGTTGTGCAGCATGGCGTTCGTCTTCGGCGAGCGGTAGCCCGAAATGATGTGAAACGCCTCTTTGCTGTCGAGTTTCGTACGGACGGCATGCAGAAGGTCGAGCAGTTCACTGTCCATCGCTGCTTCCGTCCCCGTACGATGATCGCGCAGGATCTTGTTGATATCCTCCAGCGCTTCGGGAATGTAGCTCCCCTCCGCCCAGAAAGTAGTACGGAGCGACTCCCCTGTATGGATGTTATAGAACGAAAGCGTCTTTTCATACTCTTCCGTTTTACTCAAGAGAATGCTCGGAAAAGCTGCGGCAAGGGCAGAAACCCCGCCCAGTTTCAAAAATGCTCTACGATCAATTGCTTGGTCAAACGTCATCGATTGAAATCCTCTCTTTTTCTCTATATATAACTATTATACCATACTATGATGAATATAAATATTTCTTTTTGTTATTTATTTATTTTTGATGTATTTTATTAGTTTACGATCACAACCGTAAATGTCGTTGTAGAATCTGACGGTGCCTTCATCATCGACGGCGGCCGTTTGGTAGGTGATATAGACGGGCAGGGTGTTTTTCAGCCGCAGCCAGCGGTTTTCCCCCGAAAGCAGCAGCGTCAGGAGCGATTTGTAGGTGACCTCCGGATCATCAAGCGATAGCAGGTACCGGGCCAGCTCGAACGGTTTTCGTACGCGGATACAGCCGGAACTGAAGCTGCCGTTGCTGTTTTTGAATAGGGAGTGCGCCGGGGTGTCATGGATATAGATGTCATAGGGGTTGTTGAAGAGAAATTTCACATAGCCCAGCGGATTCTCCGCGCCGGGGTCTTCGCGGAAGACATAGCGTTTCGTATCACGCTCATGCCATTTTGACCAGTCCACGGTGAGCGGATCGATCGGCTGCGATTCCGTGGTGTCGGCTGCGGAAAAGAGTTTGATCTTCTTTTTGGTTAAGTAGTGGGGATCGGCGACGAGCTTGGGAATAAGATCTTCGTTTAGGATCG is a genomic window of Sulfurimonas sp. HSL1-2 containing:
- a CDS encoding DUF882 domain-containing protein, whose product is MTFDQAIDRRAFLKLGGVSALAAAFPSILLSKTEEYEKTLSFYNIHTGESLRTTFWAEGSYIPEALEDINKILRDHRTGTEAAMDSELLDLLHAVRTKLDSKEAFHIISGYRSPKTNAMLHNNTSGVAKKSLHMQGKAIDINLPRTELSMLRKAAVSEKIGGVGYYPESHFVHVDTGRVRYW